atacatttttccaTTTTGCGTGCCGACCCAAAGCCTATTTTTGCGATCACAGGCAAGTGACCAACATTGGTCAAGTTCAATTAGCTTCTTATCGAAGCGACCATTGGCGGTCAGCCTATACACAGAATTATCACCAGTATTTACGACGTAAACTCGTCCTTCGGAATCACAGCATACTCCACGTGGAATGAATTCCGATTCTTCCTTGCTGTCTGGGCTTTTCCCGTCAAAGTAATTCAGCTGATTTCCCTCTGAATCCGTAAGCTGAACCTGAAGGGAAATCCAGTCTGAAATGATAAACCAGTTTTCCTTTTTTGTTAATGGCAAGTCTAGCAGGATACTTCATCATATTTCTTCCCATCACTCTTTTCTCAGTCTCCATGTTTACCATCTTCACCATGGACGCTGGTGGATTTTCGCTGCAATTGAAGAAGACGTCCTTTTCCGTTAAACTAACAATTAGCGCATTACTTTCTTGATTATAAGCTAAACCGCGAGCGCAGCCTTTTGTCCGAAGAAATGTCTTCGGATCGGCATTTCCATTAgttttgataacttttttctTTGCATTACATGAGAAAAACAAGTTCCCTTGCCCATCGCAGGCAATATCATCGAGTTTATAGTCGCAAACAAAGGAATCGAGACACGTTCCCCTGATGTCGAATAACTTGGCCACTCCTTGATTTCCAATGCACACCCAGGCTTTGTCGTCATCCAAGCACGTGATCCCCGTCACAAGCTCCTCCTCTATTTCACAATCAAACCTCTTCAGTAGCTTCAGATTCCCGCTCTCTTCGTCATCACTGGCAACGGACAACACCCCAAATAGATCTCGCACTTTTTCTTTCATCATTAACCCCTTCACGAACGAAAGTTTTGCATTATCCGTTTTTGGAGCTTGAACCGTGGCGCATTTCACGGATTTCAACCTTTCTATCAGTTTTGTGCCGTGCAAAATGATATCTATGTCATTGCCTTGCTGTAAGAGAATATCTGAAAATTCATATAGTCCAAGATACtgcagttttattttttcacattctTTAATTACGTTATTGTCAGGAGTGTATTCCAAAACTTGACCGGAATATTCATCTTGAATTTCGTCGACTAACTTATGGAAAAGCTGAGCCTGTTCTTTAATGATCTCTAGCAGTCTTTCTTCTTTATCCAACAtcttgtttttgcttttttggGCTTGTGATTTTTCGTTGGCCATTTTTGCGATGAATTTCTTGTGCTCGGTTTCCTCAATTGCATTTTCCAGAGCCTGTTTGTACTCTACCACTGCTTCAGACATGTTTTTACACTCATGACTTTTATGAAAGGTCATGTTGCAGTCCATGCAAATCGGCTCTTTACATGTCacacagaaatattttaattcttgtGAAGAATGCTGCGCACACAACGAAAGGCCCTGTGAAACTTTTCGGTCACCCTTTTCGTCAATAGTTACAATTTGGTGGCTTTTTGTTCCTTGGAGTTTGGAATGCATTCGCagacaaaatgaacaaaagttCTGTTCACAGGAAAAGCAATAAAACTCAGCCCTGGTTTTCTCTCCACATACATCACATTTCACGATAGCGTTCCCGTCCTTTTTAATATAGTACAAGTTCTTGGGAAATCCCTCTTCAATATTGTGTGGAACGTTGCTTTCGGCTCCACAAAGAGTACAATTGTACGTCGATTTCGCATTTTTAGCCTCGATTTGGTACTTTAGACAGTCATTGCAAAAGGAATGGTAACAATCCAACAATCTGGGGTCTTTGAAGTTGTCATAGCAAAGAGTGCATTTGAGACTATTAGGATCTTTTGATTGCCTACCTACTTCATTCTTTTGCTGAACCTTAGCGTCTCTGAGGTCATCACTACTTCCCTGGCCGGAAGTTGGACTCGCCATTGTAAATTCTAGTTCATTAGTTTCAAAATCTCAATTTGTTGATGAAAACGCAGCAGAACAACTCTACGGTCTCCGAAGCAAATGAATCCTCTTCCTaactttaataaattatttatcgTTCTCAATCACAACTGCACACCTAGAACTAACACCGTGCTTCTGATTGACTAGAATCTCACAAACTAGCCATTTTACACATTCCAAATAATAAGCTTGGATGCGCTAAATTGTCACAGGTACAGTGTTCATGAAAATCAATTGCTTTCTTCTGTTTAGCTCTTTTAAATGATACGGTATCACCTATCGCCAattaaatacataatttatCTTCTGTTCCTACACCATAGTTATATAGCATCACCCTTATAAGATTTGCGGAGTGCTGTATTGCAAAACGGTTGCGCTTCTTGTTTAGACATAACAGAATTGTAGACCGTGCTGGGGATGCCATTTGATCacgattgatttttttctcaattatcCATCCAACAGTCTCAATTGCTTggctttaaattataaattaatggAAGGAGATTCAGAAAGTCAGTTTTCAATGCTATCAATCAACTATTGATTAGATGATAACTGAAGACATGGTTAATAATTTTTatcccttttgtttaaaaattgaaatcttTTTCACATTAATCATAATCAAAGGAtgatacattttatataaaccacaaattacattttttttaaaaattgatttaaatttgattgaTGGTAATTACTACTTTGATCATATACTATAGTTGGTGATGTTGGCATACATCCAGACACTTGCTCTTCACTGCAACTTAATTTAAGCTTCTTATGGATAAAATGTTTCTCTTTGTTTACTCTCGTCTTCAACTCGGAAACATAAggaaaaaaagattaaacatTATTAATTACTCAGTTACTGCAGTTTGCCCtttgaaatcaataaataattcattGCTTTCTATAACAGTTACACTTTCTTTTTTGCTCCGCACGCTTTTTATACTTTATACCTTATCGCAAGATAACATAATTGATCAGAGAATGCAGttataatttcagatttttgataGTCGTGCGATAGTTAAAACtgacgttttttttaaaaacaacacattTCTATAAAAACACTAATTTGCATGCAACTCCTAGTATGCAAACCAGTTAAACActagtaatttaaaaaaataaaacgaacACCCAcaccatcccccccccccaaaaaaaaaaattaataaaaccaaaacaaccagaggtaaaaaaaaaaaagaagtaaaaaaaaaaaaacaacaaaaggaAAACTTTGGTTCCAATTGGGCGTCATACAACGTGACATCAAGTACGCTTTAGTCCACACACACGTCTGCTTCTTTGACTACTAGTATACTGTGAATGAGATTTGACACATAAACTATCTGTGTATCCATGCAGTCAGAGGTGGAAACTTATGtgcatgattttttaaacaggAACAAGTGCGAAGAAGCCATAACATTTAAGGTTATATGCATATCAAATTTCCTTGCATTGAAATTGCGTCCAATCGAGGCAATATTTGTTTCACGTGCCAGATATTGTGTTTGTTAATTGCCAGATGTTTAATTTGCTTATCGAGAAATTGTCAGCTTGTATGATTTATACTGTgtttcttcatatttttattaatacatgtataaggtatTTGATGAAATGAGTCATTACGGGATCGACACATTTGTAGACATTGCGATATGATCCaatttctgtgtgattttttattcaagtatttgaaaaaatccACATGAGGTTATCGGCCGTTTTAGCGAGCGGTGATCaatctttttaattaattgatCACCAATTACCCGGTAGGAATTTTGTAAATTGATAGGTTGGACGCTTCAAATATGCTAGAATACAAACAAGAGTCCTGTTCACATACATAGAAATAGTGTAACAAATGAATTACTTCTCCCTTTTTTAATTCCTTTCAGAAAAGCGTTACACCATTTTCATCTCTTTGCTGTGTGCCTGTGCTTTCACTTAAGGGTCTCCTATCCTCAGCCtcaaagtggtttttttttcatcataaaaatgttattttctttcaaactttaaaaatggaATGAGATACCGCTCTTTTCTACCTAGAAATGCCTGTAAATGAGCTCGTTTTCAGTTCTGTCCTGTTAATTAGTCTGAGTGCCACGTGGTCCCGTGATGTCATTGGTGTCATCCTtcgaaatttatttttaaaaagatgataaTTACTAGAAATGATAATTGGCCAAAATAAACACATTCTTTCCAAATTTTAGCATAAAAAGTAATTTCATATTTCACAGCCATCAAATAATACTGACAAACATGCTAGAATATTAAAACATAAGTTATCGTGATGGTGATAATTCGGATATTTAGGCCAAAGAAATACTGAATCAGCAGAAAATACGAATACTTTTGCAATATTGACCATAGGTGAAACAATAAAAAGAGAAACAGAATTtacaaaactttattttaaagtataaaaaaataaaacatagaaaatggaaacaaaattcaaattgttaaagtaaaatttgttcCGCTGTAATTTGGTTTTGCTTTGTGttcaatgtttgaaaataaatacaaaatcttATGTTTAACTATACTATAACAAAAAAAGACCAATCATAACTGGGTAAAAATGAATGTATACATTAATAATGCTGCCCTCAATCTTCTAAACAACGtctaatttttcattaaaacccTTGTTTAAACACCCAGGATCGTCCACTTTTCGATAAATACCCGAAGTGTGAGCCGCTCCTGTGGCAATTTCAACATTTGAAGCATAATAGTGACGCTCTTCTTTTTTCGATAAAGGAAGTGACGTCACGCCAGTAAAAAGTGGAAGAAAAAACAGAGTCGTGAGCATGACAAGCAATAAAAGGGCCTGCTCTACGAACAAAATAACGATAATGCTGGAAACAACGGCGAAAACAGTGTAGCCCCAAAGATGCTTAAGGCTGGATATAAAACAGTTGGAGTCTTTAAACTCGTCCTCTACCGCTCTCTGTGGAATCCATTTGATGTTAGCTCCAAGGTTAGCTTGGACAGCTTTAACAAGTCTAACACACCCTACTATTGCCTCTGGTGTAAACTGTAAGATAGAAGCCACAGTTTCGATTAATACGTACTTGTAGTTCTTTTTGTTGCACGTTGCAAATTTTGGAAACACTAGCACTAAGAACATTACAATTATGATGGAAGCGTATCTATAACGGAGATGAACACTGATATGGATGAGAACATAGAATAATAGGAAAGGCTTCATCATCATCTGTCTCAAAGCCGCATAGGCGATGAAGCTGCTCACGAAATCTAGATGAGACTCTGTACGAAGTTTTGTTCGATTGAATTTATCTTTCTTCATCTGCTTTTGAATCCACCTCATAAGTCTGCCAACAGCATTCTTCCAGAAATACATCGCTAATAACACTTCTCCTCTATTCCATCGTCTTTCTCGAATGTTCCATGTCACAAAGTTGTATGATGGCGCCTCCAGAAGATGAACGGATCCCGCATAGAGAGGCTGCAATATGGCTGCCTCAAAAGTATCATGGCTCAGCACATCGATAGGTACCCTCTCTATCGGGTTTTCTCTCGTTCCGATCACTCTGTCAatgtaaactttattttttatcattgctTTTCCGAAATAGGCTGACTGACCGAACAAAGCCATAACAGCATTGGTCATTGGCTCGTAAATTGCTTGTCGCATAGACTCTATATGCATAAATATCGTGTCTTTATCAATGCAGTATAATTTAATAGCTGGCTGTATGATCCCCCGTTCTGGGTTTGCCGCTGCTATAGACAGCAATTCATACACACAGCCATCAGGTACACCCGTATCGCCATCGAGAACAAGAGTATAGTCAAACTTCCTTCCAAAGATGTTGTTTACGTCCTCGGAGTTGTGAAACAGAGGTTCGGAATAAGGTCTGGCGTCACTTCCGTAGTGTTCCCAGTCACAGTAGGTAAAAGCCAGGTCATCTCCTTCAGAGAGGAGCATCAGGTCCTGGTACTGACCACATTTACGGAGCACGCGGCTCACGCGATGGACCACCATAAACTCACGTGCAAAACGATCACAAATATCGTGCAGATACTCTGTTATGAACACAGATTTCTCAACGTCTTCATACAACTTCCACAGATGCTCCAGATGTGCGGAGTTGATAGAATCGAATTCATTCTTAGCGAAAGACACACCCTCTTGAAACAGCTGATCATATATCAGCGATCTGTACTTTTGGACTACTTCTATTTCATAGTCTTTCAGTTCTTGTGGGCCAGTTGCACTGACCAACACAGCGGATACATTGGGACTTAAATTTCCCATAAATGCCTGGAACATATTATCAAGACAGTCGTCTATCTCATCTTTGCTGAGGGCAAGGAGGTTATAGTTTAGAATGAGGGTAAATCTATCACACTTGGCTCTCTCAGGGTCCCTGGTTTCTCCCCCTATTAGTAGTGTGGCAACCGTCTGCATAGGAAACTCCATCACGCTCCCCTGCAGCACCCCCAGGACAACAATGATGAAGATTCCGTTGATGTAGTTGGTTCTCGTCCAGTCCACGTTCAACACATTCAGCAGGATGGCGAAAAAGGACAGTGAGATCCATATTCCGAAGAAAACGAAAACCCTCTTGTTTCTATTCATTTTAAGTTAGCTGATGGCCCGAAACATCTAAAGGTAAAAAGCAAAATAGCCGATAATGAATAACAATAATTAGAATTATGATTGTTATTCTTAGaccacaataaaaaaaataaagaatttcttACCGCAAAGAAAAATATCCTAATAGATATTCGTTCAACAGTTGTTAGAATAGCCACACTTTCGCCTAATTTACACAGGTAACTAATTAGGACGCGCTGTGTATACAATCTCGTCAAACAATCGTCGTTATAAGGAAATCAAGCCGAAACACAACAAAGGGCGTGCATATGAACAGGCGATCCATCACAAATAGAGGAACGATGCAGAGGTGTAGAAACTTTGTGATCACTTCCAGTACATGGCGACCCCAAACAGGGAAACCTTGGACAGAACAAACAATGCATGGCCCCTCCTTACAAAACACGCGAACACCGGTGAATGACGTGAGCCCGAACTGATTTGCATAATGTCGTGGGATCATCAGTTAATCAAGATTATAAGAGGTCTATGCTATTTATTACCgcacaaatgttttatttcaaaacttgataaattgtaaaaatgatttaatagaGGATTTCCTGAGAACTGCCTGACGATCAATGGTTTGCATTCGTGACTCTCGCACCTGTAAATAAGGTTAGGCATGCGAATTAATGCTTTTTTCTgcctttatgaaaaaaaagtcatgTCATTTCAAATGTGCATTGTTTTGATTtgcattttattaatattcagtGCCGCACAAGGCCATTTAGACT
This is a stretch of genomic DNA from Crassostrea angulata isolate pt1a10 chromosome 4, ASM2561291v2, whole genome shotgun sequence. It encodes these proteins:
- the LOC128181540 gene encoding glucans biosynthesis glucosyltransferase H-like, whose protein sequence is MNRNKRVFVFFGIWISLSFFAILLNVLNVDWTRTNYINGIFIIVVLGVLQGSVMEFPMQTVATLLIGGETRDPERAKCDRFTLILNYNLLALSKDEIDDCLDNMFQAFMGNLSPNVSAVLVSATGPQELKDYEIEVVQKYRSLIYDQLFQEGVSFAKNEFDSINSAHLEHLWKLYEDVEKSVFITEYLHDICDRFAREFMVVHRVSRVLRKCGQYQDLMLLSEGDDLAFTYCDWEHYGSDARPYSEPLFHNSEDVNNIFGRKFDYTLVLDGDTGVPDGCVYELLSIAAANPERGIIQPAIKLYCIDKDTIFMHIESMRQAIYEPMTNAVMALFGQSAYFGKAMIKNKVYIDRVIGTRENPIERVPIDVLSHDTFEAAILQPLYAGSVHLLEAPSYNFVTWNIRERRWNRGEVLLAMYFWKNAVGRLMRWIQKQMKKDKFNRTKLRTESHLDFVSSFIAYAALRQMMMKPFLLFYVLIHISVHLRYRYASIIIVMFLVLVFPKFATCNKKNYKYVLIETVASILQFTPEAIVGCVRLVKAVQANLGANIKWIPQRAVEDEFKDSNCFISSLKHLWGYTVFAVVSSIIVILFVEQALLLLVMLTTLFFLPLFTGVTSLPLSKKEERHYYASNVEIATGAAHTSGIYRKVDDPGCLNKGFNEKLDVV